From Thermogladius calderae 1633, a single genomic window includes:
- a CDS encoding ribose-phosphate diphosphokinase codes for MKPLVLGGRNGDYLAVEIASLKGFELGTVEVKKFPDGETYIRVLSDVQGRDVVYVNSLQREPNEAVIETLYTLDTLRDLGARRVVAVIPYMSYARQDSRFNPGEAVSIQILAKLFKTVSVDHIVTVDMHLHRISDPSSLFGANFHNITGVRELGKYLKKHYSLTNAVVIGPDEEAEQWAKVMAEELGGLEYSVLEKTRLTAEKVVVEARGVKVEGKDVVIVDDIISTGGTIVEAVKALRSLGARDFYVAAVHPLLIGDAYSKLMRLGLKELVGTNTVLSPISRVSIAPAIVEALDRIL; via the coding sequence TTGAAACCGCTTGTTCTAGGGGGCAGAAACGGGGACTACCTCGCAGTGGAGATAGCCTCGCTAAAAGGCTTTGAACTGGGGACTGTGGAGGTAAAGAAGTTCCCCGACGGCGAGACCTACATACGTGTACTGAGCGACGTGCAGGGGAGGGACGTGGTTTACGTCAACTCGCTTCAGAGGGAGCCCAACGAGGCTGTTATCGAGACCCTCTACACACTCGACACTCTCAGAGACCTGGGTGCGCGGAGGGTGGTCGCCGTCATCCCCTACATGAGCTACGCCCGGCAGGACAGCAGGTTCAACCCAGGCGAGGCGGTGAGCATACAGATCCTTGCCAAGCTGTTCAAAACGGTCAGCGTCGACCACATCGTGACCGTGGACATGCACCTCCACAGGATCAGCGACCCGAGCTCTCTGTTCGGAGCCAACTTCCACAACATAACCGGTGTCAGGGAGTTGGGCAAGTACTTGAAGAAACACTACTCCCTGACAAATGCCGTGGTGATAGGCCCGGACGAGGAGGCGGAGCAGTGGGCGAAGGTGATGGCGGAGGAGCTCGGCGGCCTGGAGTACAGCGTGCTGGAGAAGACCAGGCTGACAGCCGAAAAGGTCGTAGTAGAGGCGAGGGGTGTCAAAGTCGAGGGTAAGGACGTGGTGATAGTCGACGACATAATCAGCACTGGAGGGACGATCGTCGAAGCCGTCAAAGCCCTCAGAAGCCTAGGGGCTAGAGACTTCTACGTCGCGGCCGTCCACCCTCTCCTGATAGGAGACGCCTACAGCAAGTTGATGAGACTCGGCCTAAAAGAGCTCGTGGGCACGAACACCGTTCTAAGCCCTATCAGCAGAGTCAGCATAGCACCCGCTATCGTTGAGGCCCTGGACAGGATCCTCTAG
- a CDS encoding energy-coupling factor ABC transporter permease — MHIPDGYLDLWSSLATYALAGIYFIASTKLGKLRLSPSEVSEATALAALIFVAQMLNWPIPGGTSLHFVGGALAGIILGPFKGSLVIAIVLLVQCLVFHDGGITALGANIINMAIIDVWAGYLVYRLAYKALSPKLGDAKSGFVGGLIGGWLGLTLAGSACGVEIGLSPSFPYGVFITVPIMGGWHAALGVVEGVITGLVVYYLKLRHPEVIKS, encoded by the coding sequence ATGCACATACCCGACGGCTACTTGGACTTGTGGTCTAGTCTAGCGACTTACGCGTTAGCGGGCATATACTTCATTGCTTCCACCAAGCTCGGAAAGCTCAGGCTCTCCCCCAGCGAGGTCTCCGAGGCGACGGCGTTGGCAGCGCTCATCTTCGTCGCGCAGATGCTGAACTGGCCGATACCAGGAGGTACCAGCCTCCACTTCGTTGGAGGGGCCCTAGCCGGTATTATTCTCGGGCCTTTCAAAGGCAGCCTGGTCATCGCAATAGTCCTCCTAGTCCAGTGCCTTGTCTTCCACGATGGTGGTATAACTGCCTTGGGGGCCAACATCATCAACATGGCTATAATAGACGTTTGGGCCGGCTACCTGGTCTACAGGCTAGCGTACAAGGCCCTCTCGCCCAAGCTAGGCGACGCCAAGTCCGGGTTCGTCGGAGGGCTTATAGGCGGCTGGCTCGGCCTGACGCTCGCGGGTAGTGCCTGCGGTGTGGAGATCGGGCTCTCACCGTCGTTCCCCTACGGCGTATTCATAACCGTACCGATAATGGGCGGCTGGCACGCTGCCCTGGGGGTTGTCGAGGGGGTTATAACAGGGCTGGTCGTCTACTACCTGAAACTCAGGCACCCCGAGGTGATCAAGTCGTGA
- a CDS encoding ATP-binding cassette domain-containing protein: MSKVLRVKGLRVRYPGGDWVLKGLDLEVGKGEVALIVGGAGSGKTTFVRAITSVASQLYHADVEGVIEIGGVKLTDKSWEYVKDRVKVVPQNPRAALVYPVVYEDLMSYAHQVYRSKFLAEKAISNVSKVFKISHLLDRHVDQLSGGELRRVSIAKSMISSPDIVVLDEPLMWLDDNGVREVRNAIEILKLYDVAVVVLEHRFKRLLDLADKVLLLKNGVLSQVDDVNTSEDTAGVGVIPEKPAFGERDVLLELRDVSLHVGSLSLNRLNLTVGRGDKVVVYGLNGSGKTTLFKLIAGVLRPEKGRVVRRAETLYLPQIPYLYFTEGSLSEEVKAVGAGHASLGLHLVRALSQDRSPFTLSWGEAVRFIVELSLNSRHELLLLDEPFSGLTYQDREEIGRRLAETSKTILVAASSTEHLVYLKGFRLVELRDGTLTEKGFVG; encoded by the coding sequence ATGTCAAAAGTTCTCAGGGTGAAGGGTCTTAGAGTCAGGTACCCTGGTGGAGACTGGGTTCTAAAAGGCCTCGACCTAGAGGTCGGTAAGGGAGAAGTCGCTCTGATAGTGGGCGGGGCGGGCTCTGGCAAGACCACTTTTGTTAGGGCGATCACGAGCGTCGCGAGCCAACTCTACCACGCAGACGTAGAGGGCGTCATCGAGATAGGAGGGGTCAAACTGACAGACAAAAGCTGGGAGTACGTGAAGGACAGGGTCAAGGTTGTCCCGCAAAACCCGAGAGCTGCGCTTGTCTACCCAGTCGTGTACGAGGACCTAATGTCCTACGCGCACCAGGTCTACAGGTCGAAGTTCCTCGCCGAGAAGGCCATCTCCAATGTCAGCAAGGTCTTCAAGATCTCGCACCTCCTAGACAGGCACGTCGACCAGCTTTCGGGGGGAGAGCTGAGGAGGGTGAGCATCGCGAAGTCTATGATCTCAAGCCCCGACATCGTAGTACTCGACGAGCCACTAATGTGGCTTGACGACAACGGTGTTCGGGAGGTTAGGAACGCCATAGAGATACTCAAACTCTACGACGTAGCTGTCGTCGTGCTGGAACACAGGTTCAAGAGGCTGCTCGACCTAGCAGACAAAGTCCTGTTACTGAAGAACGGTGTTCTGAGCCAAGTGGACGATGTAAATACAAGCGAAGACACTGCGGGGGTGGGCGTAATTCCCGAGAAGCCTGCGTTCGGGGAGAGGGACGTGCTACTCGAGCTCAGAGACGTCTCACTCCACGTAGGTTCCTTGAGTCTCAACAGACTCAATTTGACGGTCGGGAGAGGGGACAAGGTAGTGGTATACGGCTTAAACGGGTCGGGTAAGACCACGTTGTTCAAGCTAATAGCGGGCGTGTTAAGACCCGAGAAAGGGAGGGTCGTTAGAAGAGCCGAAACGCTCTACCTACCCCAGATACCCTACCTCTACTTCACCGAGGGGAGTCTCTCGGAGGAAGTTAAAGCCGTAGGGGCCGGCCACGCCTCGCTAGGCCTTCACTTAGTGCGTGCTCTGTCTCAGGACAGGTCCCCTTTCACGCTGTCGTGGGGTGAGGCCGTCCGTTTCATCGTAGAGCTCTCCCTTAACTCGAGGCACGAGCTCCTGCTACTCGATGAGCCCTTCTCGGGCTTGACGTACCAAGATAGGGAGGAGATCGGACGGAGGCTGGCCGAGACGTCTAAGACCATATTAGTCGCCGCTAGCAGTACCGAGCATCTAGTCTACCTCAAGGGCTTCAGACTTGTAGAGCTCCGTGACGGCACTCTCACAGAAAAGGGGTTCGTAGGGTGA
- a CDS encoding energy-coupling factor ABC transporter ATP-binding protein, producing the protein MLRLSGVWFKYPGSKTYVLEDFSLEVGGGELVLLTGPNGSGKTTVLLIAAGLLEPQKGSVEFEGRPLKKQLPEARRHIGLLFQNPEVMLFNPTVYDEVTFVPRQLSRDKSWIDKVARDSIRTVGLPETFLNRRVQELSYGEKKLVALASVISYRPKILLLDEPFEGLSRRARERVACVVKEAVRSGSGVLLASHEPPPELAGVASRVVDLGSKKSLEDPVQGLNDSGCYADSADRA; encoded by the coding sequence TTGCTGAGGCTGTCCGGCGTCTGGTTCAAGTACCCGGGTTCGAAGACCTACGTCCTCGAAGACTTCAGCCTCGAAGTAGGTGGTGGCGAGTTAGTGTTGTTGACGGGTCCAAACGGCTCGGGTAAGACCACTGTGCTATTGATCGCGGCCGGCCTCCTCGAGCCGCAGAAGGGGTCTGTCGAGTTCGAGGGCAGGCCGTTGAAAAAGCAGCTACCCGAGGCTAGGAGGCACATCGGGCTTCTGTTCCAGAACCCGGAGGTCATGTTGTTCAACCCAACCGTCTACGACGAGGTCACGTTTGTACCAAGGCAGCTCAGCAGGGACAAGAGCTGGATCGACAAGGTGGCCAGAGACTCGATCAGGACCGTTGGGCTGCCGGAGACGTTCTTGAACAGGAGGGTTCAAGAGCTCAGCTACGGCGAGAAGAAGTTGGTCGCCCTCGCCTCCGTCATCTCGTACAGGCCTAAGATACTCCTACTAGACGAGCCCTTTGAAGGGCTCTCGCGTAGGGCGCGGGAGAGAGTCGCGTGTGTCGTTAAGGAGGCTGTGAGGAGTGGTTCCGGTGTGCTCCTGGCCTCGCACGAGCCCCCTCCAGAGCTGGCGGGGGTTGCCAGTAGGGTTGTCGATTTGGGGAGTAAAAAATCTCTAGAGGATCCTGTCCAGGGCCTCAACGATAGCGGGTGCTATGCTGACTCTGCTGATAGGGCTTAG
- a CDS encoding PDGLE domain-containing protein produces MKKSVVLLVVLLLLSPVFGVYLANMVGYHEPLDIAGEKLNLTDISDEINWTFLKDYTVPGLPEWLGYVVSGVLGVALIYSIGLLLRKVAERKK; encoded by the coding sequence GTGAAGAAATCGGTAGTACTACTGGTAGTGCTACTGCTGTTATCGCCGGTATTCGGTGTTTACCTGGCTAACATGGTGGGGTACCATGAACCCCTGGACATCGCGGGCGAAAAACTGAACTTGACAGACATCTCTGACGAGATCAACTGGACCTTCCTAAAGGACTACACAGTACCAGGCCTGCCCGAATGGCTTGGTTACGTAGTCTCCGGAGTGCTCGGAGTCGCCTTGATCTACTCTATAGGGCTGCTGCTACGTAAAGTAGCAGAGAGGAAGAAGTAG
- a CDS encoding glycoside hydrolase — MKREEVLGLTIIVVLVYSLITFLTVSPIHVSAQEPVTVDGVGFDWPYASCHALDPAGDLLDGVPDWSTSRDLLAWYYTVGTSYVFMRLDFLDLSYGAETASYGSVNDALNIYILIGWTGAPGYQEWVPDYVQYQGYGIHLPDYNWVLAVAIYDSTHYTVYDYKWNKVLVNTGLSVSFNSQWDLVEVAIPTSLLAQYGWTSTTRVWAKIATVVVYNGVSKVSDVIPNTISVGSGRAEWSGAVFSDQYCGTAKVVFVHHGNQHLTDNRALNNPSSINSYGYILYVHDYLTNRTGRRIPVTIHMSGTLMASYLWWDPGFISYIKGLISRGVAVPIGGVWAEHITAYFYDNFNDPSANFTKWYTQQVFGYTPLTAWVPERTWDDERTGIAYTISKYYYAVILDGNTHHDEWSPGTNKYKPHQYDTTKTAGRTLYVLFIDWDTQQLLLSNTDGGLNIDLRKKYVWAATNSDQQMIFVYADDWEKAAGIAGWDPYNPGRYNNSLTWIAMHPWIQVVTTDDVVNWLRNGYWTPVTGFYCGYDTYALLKTWVHNYPYDYRRAYDGWYWGTSTEKSFAWYGSGQTSPNYVLPDTTMPFGDVFGKTSFNGSPNNTVIYRLLAPGGLFDSTPKNELWWLAIAVANAMLYETAWHDGGDWDKDGMYDVAGWGLNVWNHLRLVNVLLQAAKWLDSTRRGLVTQASYMIGDFDWDGRNETIIYNPYIFAFIDDKGGAAPYVFMYNKTSNKVFMGIGAPAVYWGTWSDMWYGDSHVGLFADDYFAATGKNYYNAVYTIAYAYYDSVNGRVVVRLNAPDLDGDGYPDFYKYYVLYNTANYIYVDYLGVKKNGTLYTAIGYSVDFFNNLLYGNSLSQVNSPTSTYTFGYKNLRTGAYVYVTPIQGMTWTGSQDLVKYTMQYRAKIAVSVNTAVWAYAKVTLGYN, encoded by the coding sequence TTGAAAAGAGAGGAAGTACTAGGACTTACAATAATTGTAGTACTCGTGTACTCGCTGATAACATTCTTAACAGTATCCCCTATACACGTAAGTGCGCAGGAACCCGTGACCGTTGACGGTGTGGGCTTCGACTGGCCTTACGCCTCATGTCACGCGCTCGACCCGGCTGGCGACCTCTTAGACGGTGTACCCGATTGGTCTACTAGCAGAGACCTCCTCGCATGGTACTACACGGTTGGCACATCCTACGTCTTCATGAGGCTCGACTTCCTAGACCTCTCGTACGGGGCCGAGACTGCTAGTTATGGTAGTGTCAACGACGCGCTCAACATTTACATCTTGATAGGGTGGACTGGTGCACCAGGGTACCAAGAGTGGGTGCCAGACTATGTACAGTACCAGGGCTACGGGATCCACCTACCCGACTACAACTGGGTCCTGGCGGTCGCCATATACGACTCCACTCACTACACGGTCTACGACTACAAGTGGAACAAGGTGTTGGTCAACACCGGGTTAAGCGTGTCCTTCAATAGCCAGTGGGACCTCGTGGAGGTCGCTATTCCTACAAGCCTACTAGCCCAGTACGGCTGGACCTCGACCACGAGGGTGTGGGCCAAGATCGCCACGGTCGTGGTCTACAACGGCGTGAGTAAGGTCTCCGACGTGATACCCAACACCATAAGCGTCGGGAGCGGTAGAGCGGAGTGGAGCGGTGCTGTTTTCAGCGACCAGTACTGCGGGACCGCCAAGGTCGTCTTCGTCCACCACGGCAACCAGCACCTGACCGATAACAGGGCCCTGAACAACCCGTCCAGCATCAACAGCTACGGCTACATCTTGTACGTCCACGACTACTTGACCAACAGGACTGGACGCAGGATACCCGTGACCATACACATGAGCGGGACGCTCATGGCCAGCTATCTCTGGTGGGACCCTGGCTTCATTAGCTACATCAAAGGTCTGATCTCCAGAGGAGTAGCCGTCCCCATAGGCGGTGTGTGGGCTGAGCACATAACCGCCTACTTCTACGACAACTTCAACGACCCTTCCGCAAACTTCACTAAGTGGTACACCCAGCAGGTGTTTGGCTACACCCCGCTGACGGCTTGGGTGCCCGAGAGGACGTGGGACGACGAGAGGACTGGTATCGCATACACTATCAGCAAGTACTACTACGCCGTGATCTTGGACGGTAACACGCACCACGACGAGTGGAGCCCCGGCACCAACAAGTACAAGCCCCACCAGTACGACACCACGAAGACAGCGGGTAGAACACTCTACGTCCTGTTCATAGACTGGGACACCCAGCAACTATTACTCTCGAACACGGACGGCGGGCTAAACATCGACCTGAGGAAGAAGTACGTCTGGGCTGCGACTAATAGCGACCAGCAGATGATATTCGTGTACGCTGACGACTGGGAGAAGGCTGCGGGCATAGCTGGGTGGGACCCCTACAACCCTGGCAGGTATAATAACAGCCTTACCTGGATAGCTATGCACCCGTGGATCCAGGTGGTGACAACAGACGACGTTGTCAACTGGTTGAGAAACGGGTACTGGACCCCCGTCACTGGTTTCTACTGCGGGTACGACACCTACGCGCTCCTGAAGACGTGGGTGCACAACTACCCGTACGACTACAGGAGGGCCTACGACGGCTGGTACTGGGGGACCTCGACCGAGAAGAGCTTCGCGTGGTATGGTAGTGGGCAGACTTCTCCCAACTACGTTCTACCCGACACCACCATGCCTTTTGGAGACGTCTTCGGCAAGACCAGTTTCAACGGGTCGCCGAACAACACTGTGATCTACAGACTACTGGCTCCAGGAGGGCTATTCGACTCCACTCCTAAGAACGAGCTGTGGTGGCTCGCAATAGCTGTAGCCAATGCCATGCTATACGAGACAGCGTGGCACGACGGGGGCGACTGGGACAAGGACGGTATGTACGACGTCGCGGGCTGGGGTCTCAACGTGTGGAACCACCTACGGCTCGTCAACGTCCTACTGCAGGCGGCTAAGTGGCTGGACTCGACCAGGAGGGGCCTAGTAACCCAGGCCTCCTACATGATCGGCGACTTCGACTGGGACGGGAGGAACGAGACGATAATATACAACCCGTACATCTTCGCCTTCATAGACGACAAGGGCGGTGCCGCGCCCTACGTGTTCATGTACAACAAGACCAGTAACAAGGTCTTCATGGGGATAGGTGCCCCCGCAGTCTACTGGGGTACCTGGAGCGACATGTGGTACGGTGACAGCCATGTCGGGCTGTTCGCCGACGACTACTTTGCGGCGACGGGGAAGAACTACTACAACGCCGTCTACACGATCGCGTACGCTTACTACGACTCCGTTAACGGGAGAGTCGTGGTCAGGCTCAACGCCCCCGACCTCGACGGCGACGGCTACCCCGACTTCTACAAGTACTACGTCTTGTACAACACTGCTAACTACATATACGTGGACTACCTTGGAGTCAAGAAGAACGGGACTCTGTACACGGCTATCGGCTACTCCGTGGACTTCTTCAACAACCTCTTATACGGTAATTCTCTAAGCCAGGTCAACTCCCCGACCTCCACTTACACGTTCGGGTACAAGAACCTCAGGACAGGGGCGTACGTATATGTTACGCCAATACAGGGGATGACCTGGACTGGCTCGCAAGACCTCGTCAAGTACACGATGCAGTACAGGGCGAAGATCGCCGTGTCTGTTAACACGGCTGTCTGGGCTTACGCAAAGGTCACCCTGGGATACAACTGA